The DNA sequence TCGGGGCTGCGGTCCTGGACTGCGCCGGAAAGCAAGCTGTCCACGAGTCCGACGGCGGCGCGGCCCACCGCGTGAAGGTCCAGCGAGAGGGTGGTCAGCTCAGGGGTGAGCAGCTCCCCGAGTGGTATCCCGTCCATGCCGATGACCGGACAATCGTCCGGGGCAGACCTGCCAGTTCCCTGGAGCGCCTTCAGTGCGCCTGCTGCCATCAGGTCGTTGAAGGCGAGAATGCCGTCGACGCGCCCCCCGCTCGTCAAGAGCAGGGCGATCGCCGATTTGGCAGCGGCCGCGGACGGCTCCGCCGGCAGGCGGGTGAGGTGCACGCCTGCCTCTTCGGCCTCGGCCGCTGCTGCCGCGCTGCGGCTGCTGGCGTTAGTGCCTTGGTCCGAGTCCAGGAAGATGATGTTCCGGCAGCCCCGGGACGACAGGTGCCTGAGGGCGAGCCGGGCAGCGTGACGGTAGTCGAAGGCGATTCCTCCGGCGGTGTCCGTGCCCGGGTAGTCGATGGCGACGACGGGGCGCCGGCCCATCAGCGCCTGCGCTTCATCGGGGTGCGGCGCAAGGTAGCCGATCAGCGCATCCACCTGGGGCGCAAGCCGGGCAGCGGCAGTTACGGCGCTGCCGGTGCCATGGCCGTAATCGTCCATCACCACGTTCCAGCCACGCTCGGTGGCAGCCTCCACCACGCTGGAGGCGAAGGCCGGAAAATACGGGTTTGTCAGGTCCGGGATGGCGAGTCCTACGGAAGTCCGGGCGCCCTGCACCAGGCCCTTCGCAAAGCGGCTGGGGATGTACCCCATTTCCGCCGCAAGTCCCTGGACCCGTTCCCTGGTTTCCTGGCTGATGCCGGCCATGTCATTCATGGCGCGGGTCACGGTCTGGCGTGATACACCGGCTGCAGCTGCCACATCCAGGATGGTGGCCCGCTTGCCCCTGGGTCCTTGGATCTGGGGGGTCATAGACGGTAAGTCTAGGCGGCTGAGCCACATGCGCCAGTAAATGTGGCTGGTGAGCGCGGGTTTTGGGGACCGTACCTGATGGAGCAGCCCAAGAATGTTTTGTTTGTTAAATGTGGGAGGCCCCAACCGTGTGGTTGGGGCCTCGACCATTAATAGTTGTTCCGGCGGTGACCTACTCTCCCACACCCTCCCGGGTGCAGTACCATCGGCGCTGTGGGTCTTAGCTTCCGGGTTCGGAATGGGACCGGGCGTTTCCCCCACGCTATGACCGCCGTAACCCTTGTACCCGAACCCCGCAGGGGGTTGGGAAGTCTTGTGGTTACAACATCCCTGCCCGCGGGCAGGGGGTGGTGTTGTATTCAATTGTTAGGTTCCGCCAACAGGGTTGTTGGTTGGGAACCACATAGTGGACGCAAGCAGAATGTTTTTCTGTGTGGTGTAAGTTATTGGCCTATTAGTACCGGTCAGCTTCACGAGTCGTTAGTCCTCGCTTCCACATCCGGCCTATCAACCCAGTGGTCTGGCTGGGGGCCTCTCACACATAATGTGTATGGAAATCTCATCTTGAAGCGAGCTTCCCGCTTAGATGCTTTCAGCGGTTATCCCATCCGAACGTAGCTAATCAGCGGTGCACTTGGCAGTACAACTGACACACCAGAGGTTCGTCCGTCCCGGTCCTCTCGTACTAAGGACAGCCCTTCTCAAATTTCCTGCGCGCGCAGCGGATAGGGACCGAACTGTCTCACGACGTTCTAAACCCAGCTCGCGTACCGCTTTAATGGGCGAACAGCCCAACCCTTGGGACCTACTCCAGCCCCAGGATGCGACGAGCCGACATCGAGGTGCCAAACCATGCCGTCGATATGGACTCTTGGGCAAGATCAGCCTGT is a window from the Arthrobacter sp. NicSoilC5 genome containing:
- a CDS encoding LacI family DNA-binding transcriptional regulator, translating into MTPQIQGPRGKRATILDVAAAAGVSRQTVTRAMNDMAGISQETRERVQGLAAEMGYIPSRFAKGLVQGARTSVGLAIPDLTNPYFPAFASSVVEAATERGWNVVMDDYGHGTGSAVTAAARLAPQVDALIGYLAPHPDEAQALMGRRPVVAIDYPGTDTAGGIAFDYRHAARLALRHLSSRGCRNIIFLDSDQGTNASSRSAAAAAEAEEAGVHLTRLPAEPSAAAAKSAIALLLTSGGRVDGILAFNDLMAAGALKALQGTGRSAPDDCPVIGMDGIPLGELLTPELTTLSLDLHAVGRAAVGLVDSLLSGAVQDRSPEAFLTLRHQLVLRQSA